The proteins below come from a single Eucalyptus grandis isolate ANBG69807.140 chromosome 3, ASM1654582v1, whole genome shotgun sequence genomic window:
- the LOC104436360 gene encoding 3beta-hydroxysteroid-dehydrogenase/decarboxylase, producing the protein MAVEERWCVVTGGRGFAARHLVEMIIKYEMFSVRIADLGPKIELEPSEENGTLGEALRSGRAQYVSFDLRDKAQVLKEFEGAEVVFHMAAPNSSINNHQLHYSVNVQGTKNVIDACVELKVKRLVYTSSPSVVFDGVHGILNGDESLPYPPKHNDTYSATKTEGEALVIKSNGRDGLLTCCIRPSSIFGPGDRLLVPSLVDAARAGKLKFIIGDGNNLYDFTYVENVAHAHICAERALASGGDVSEKASGQAYFITNMEPIKFWEFVSLILEGLGYERPRIKIPAAAIMPIAHMVELTYKLLGKYGMPIPQFTPSRIRLLSCSRSFNCSKAKDRLGYTPIVPLQEGIKRTIESYAHLRAAQQARREGPSKASIYLGNGRVADTLLWKDKKMTLTTLVVLAAIYYNFIASGSTIITALSKLLLVACIFLFVHGILPAKILGLKIEKISPSKFYISEEKSQSFALSVASLWNDAVKILATISMGNDWILFLKVISVLLIVSIIGAIPVQSLFAIGIPVTFIAFLVYEKKEQEIDAIVLEALSCGCKCKSRIAAKFLNTKKKD; encoded by the exons ATGGCTGTGGAGGAGAGATGGTGCGTGGTGACTGGCGGGAGAGGCTTTGCAGCGCGGCATCTGGTGGAGATGATCATCAAATACGAGATGTTTTCGGTCCGCATTGCTGATTTGGGGCCGAAGATTGAGCTCGAGCCGTCCGAAGAGAATGGGACCCTTGGGGAGGCTTTGAGGTCTGGCCGTGCTCAATATGTGTCTTTCGATCTCCGAGACAAGGCCCAAGTGCTTAAAG AATTTGAAGGAGCTGAGGTAGTCTTCCACATGGCTGCTCCTAATTCATCTATCAATAACCATCAGCTCCATTATTCAGTCAACGTGCAAG GAACGAAGAATGTGATCGACGCATGTGTCGAGCTGAAAGTAAAGAGACTTGTTTATACTAGCTCCCCCAGTGTTGTGTTTGATGGAGTCCATGGAATACTCAACGGGGATGAATCACTGCCTTATCCACCAAAG caCAATGATACATATTCAGCAACCAAAACTGAAGGAGAAGCCTTGGTGATTAAGTCGAATGGTAGGGATGGGCTCCTGACATGCTGCATACGTCCTAGCAGCATTTTCGGTCCTGGTGATAGGTTGTTGGTTCCATCTTTAGTGGATGCTGCTAGAGCGGGAAAATTAAAG TTCATCATAGGTGATGGCAACAATCTATACGACTTCACTTATGTTGAAAATGTAGCTCATGCCCATATATGTGCTGAAAGAGCTCTAGCATCAGGAGGTGATGTATCAGAAAAGGCTTCAGGGCAG GCATATTTTATAACTAATATGGAGCCAATCAAGTTTTGGGAATTTGTCTCATTAATTCTTGAAGGTCTTGGCTATGAAag GCCACGGATAAAGATTCCTGCTGCTGCTATAATGCCAATTGCACATATGGTGGAGTTAACTTATAAACTTTTGGGCAAGTATGGGATGCCGATTCCACAGTTCACTCCTTCACGTATTAGACTCCTCTCCTGCAGCAGATCATTTAACTGTTCAAAAGCAAAGGATCGACTTGGCTACACGCCTATTGTACCTCTTCAG GAGGGTATAAAGCGAACAATAGAGTCATACGCACACCTCAGGGCTGCCCAGCAGGCTAGAAGAGAAGGGCCATCTAAAGCGTCCATATATCTTGGAAATGGAAGGG TTGCTGACACATTGCTCTGGAAGGACAAGAAAATGACATTAACTACGCTAGTAGTTTTGGCTGCAATCTACTACAACTTTATTGCTTCAGGGTCAACTATCATCACTGCTCTTTCGAAGCTTCTTCTTGTGGCATGCATATTCTTGTTTGTTCATGGTATCTTACCAGCAAAGAT ATTGGGATTAAAGATTGAGAAGATCTCCccttcaaaattttatatatcaGAAGAGAAATCTCAGAGTTTTGCTTTGTCAGTGGCCTCATTGTGGAATGATGCTGTAAAAATTTTGGCTACCATCTCCATGGGTAACGATTGGATACTTTTTCTTAAG GTCATCAGTGTGCTTCTAATTGTTAGCATCATCGGAGCCATCCCTGTGCAGAGTTTATTCGCGATAG GGATTCCTGTCACCTTCATAGCTTTCTTGGTGTATGAGAAGAAGGAACAAGAAATCGATGCAATAGTCCTGGAAGCTCTCTCCTGTGGATGCAAATGTAAATCTCGCATTGCTGCAAAATTCCTAAATACTAAGAAGAAAGACTGA
- the LOC104436359 gene encoding uncharacterized protein LOC104436359 yields MGSGRVEVVSSKGCSKLVVGLSASLPSFRGLQSLEPTMSPAPSSVGSQPSARSSGPFSGLVICVTGLSKEARKQVMDATERLGGKYSPDLHPQCTHLIVQSFGGRKFEHALKHGPKNGLFIVTLGWFVDSVKRNVRLSETLYSVKSIGDTGGKIEELHRARGITGAGNSCLPASIHEAKKLERIEESRLLSSGREPQRSVDSMTLSGQSVYLDSDISTELQNKVIDAATREGASVVDKWYVGSNASHVVCEGTSIRRYLGHCNSLVTPLWLLKTAKEQHLQRLVHLSADLARQLGTMLDNYHNGPLKQETKKNDIVSEGLSCKASLEERQKIVNFAKSGVRNRRGRKMQTCQTPIRPITPSSLLDSICWSISEPTSTASIYTDSFSSDDGHENYPRTFFDAKGDGKDSEASFANLTRPLTESVKKELIFKDHFLTILFPVDRFGEMGPSSRTFFSDKGFTCFQVLDHIYAFYQENMSAQEIEVAIHTDSRHADRLRSVYCSKETADSGFVSFKRIDFLGSRRSFEMLKRVSGDNNSNVYELLVRA; encoded by the exons ATGGGGAGCGGGAGGGTGGAGGTGGTCAGTAGCAAAGGGTGTTCGAAATTAGTGGTTGGGCTCTCGGCTTCATTGCCTTCTTTTAGAGGTCTGCAATCTTTGGAGCCGACCATGTCTCCTGCTCCATCGTCGGTCGGGTCTCAGCCAAGCGCACGATCAAGTGGTCCATTTTCAGGGCTTGTGATATGTGTCACTGGTCTCTCTAAAG AAGCAAGGAAACAAGTCATGGATGCAACCGAGAGATTGGGTGGCAAATATAGCCCCGATTTACATCCTCAGTGTACCCATTTGATTGTCCAG AGTTTTGGTGGACGGAAGTTTGAGCATGCATTGAAGCATGGACCCAAAAATGGTCTCTTCATCGTTACACTGGGATGGTTTGTGGACAGCGTCAAGAGGAATG TGAGGTTGAGTGAAACATTATACAGTGTAAAGAGCATTGGAGATACCGGCGGTAAAATAGAAGAGTTGCATCGGGCTCGTGGGATTACTGGTGCTGGGAATTCTTGTCTTCCTGCCAGTATTCACGAAGCCAAGAAACTTGAAAGGATTGAAGAATCACGCCTTTTGTCTTCTGGAAGAGAACCTCAAAGGAGTGTTGATTCGATGACTTTATCCGGTCAGTCTGTCTACTTAGATTCAGACATTTCGACTGAACTACAGAACAAG GTGATTGATGCAGCTACTAGAGAAGGCGCCTCAGTTGTAGATAAGTGGTATGTTGGTAGCAATGCGAGTCATGTTGTCTGCGAAGGGACTTCCATCAGAAGATATCTTGGTCATTGTAACAGTCTCGTCACT CCACTGTGGCTTTTGAAGACAGCAAAAGAGCAACATCTCCAGAGGCTCGTTCACCTATCTGCTGATTTGGCCAGGCAGCTGGGAACGATGCTTGATAATTATCATAATGGTCCGTTGAAGCAG GAAACAAAGAAGAATGACATTGTCTCCGAAGGGCTGAGCTGTAAAGCCAGTCttgaagaaagacaaaaaattgtgaattttgcTAAAAGTGGGGTGAGAAATCGTCGTGGTCGCAAAATGCAG ACGTGCCAGACCCCAATACGGCCGATAACCCCAAGCAGTCTTCTGGATTCCATTTGCTGGTCTATATCTGAGCCAACTTCAACTGCTTCCATTTATACGGATTCGTTTAGTTCTGATGATGGCCATGAGAATTATCCACGCACATTCTTTGATGCAAAAGGCGATGGCAAGGATTCAGAAGCTTCTTTTGCAAACTTAACGAGGCCACTTACTGAAAG TGTGAAGAAAGAGCTGATTTTCAAAGACCACTTTCTCACCATTCTGTTCCCCGTTGACCGCTTTGGTGAAATGGGGCCATCTTCAAGGACATTCTTCAGTGACAAAGGTTTTACGTGCTTTCAGGTGTTGGATCATATTTATGCTTTTTATCAG GAGAACATGTCAGCTCAGGAAATAGAGGTTGCCATTCACACAGATTCAAGGCATGCTGACCGGCTTAGATCAGTGTACTGTAGTAAAGAAACTGCTGATAGTGGATTTGTGTCATTCAAAAGGATCGACTTCTTGGGTAGCCGCAGGAGCTTTGAAATGCTAAAGCGGGTCAGCGGGGACAACAACAGTAATGTATATGAACTGTTGGTTAGAGCATAG
- the LOC104436358 gene encoding polyadenylate-binding protein-interacting protein 7, with translation MSLSKKGLQTSETKLGSSSKATALNPNAAEFVPFSLRSPSSVNTSNTDATARLLSSGSSGKPVINRSESSVSNNSDDEAHQFWRRQLPDDITPDFKFTGDDESQGLGGLSLADFSLHVDSEAVRYSASAGSGYVLNDLQELSPHQLNGNSFTEKLRFSGSSLVDNTPSAGFLSMPTKPWDKQVVNDDQLFGRSSELTSFNGTSRNTFVNDVFAEHSIIDDMDTSPLDFLALHFPGFAADSLAEVYYANGCDLSMTIDMLTQLELQYDGGFTPNLNSKTLSAPNLSAMDFPALSSSESQSVQQKYAGDDVHQSSMPYRSTDKDNLLLFKSTSSFPSRGAIDFASAVKKMPAQDSNIWKYDRNGSTNSTIGSSRNSQVLASAYNGGHGRGIYGDRLQSRASARSTPVWLETGEAVANMYSELREEARDHARLRNVYLEQARQAYLIGNKALAKELSAKGQLHGMHMKAAHGKAQESIYRQRNPVPVELQGDGRGKERMIDLHGLHVNEAIHVLKNELNALRTSARAADQRLQVYICVGTGHHTRGSRTPARLPVAVQHYLLDEEGLQFSEPQPGLLRVVIC, from the exons ATGAGCTTGTCCAAGAAAGGATTACAAACAAGTGAGACGAAACTAGGTTCCTCGAGTAAAGCCACCGCATTGAATCCTAATGCGGCGGAGTTTGTTCCTTTCTCTCTTAGATCCCCATCCTCTGTAAACACCAGTAACACTGATGCAACAGCAAGGCTTTTGTCTTCTGGGTCTTCGGGTAAACCAGTTATAAATAGATCAGAATCATCTGTTTCAAATAATTCTGATGATGAAGCCCACCAGTTTTGGCGTCGCCAGCTCCCAGATGATATTACTCCCGACTTCAAGTTCACAGGGGATGATGAGTCCCAGGGTCTTGGAGGGCTGTCTTTAGCGGACTTCTCCTTGCATGTTGATAGTGAAGCAGTGAGATATTCAGCTTCTGCAGGCAGTGGATATGTGTTGAATGACCTTCAGGAATTATCTCCTCATCAGCTCAATGGCAATAGTTTCACTGAAAAGCTCAGATTTTCTGGTTCTTCCTTGGTGGATAATACCCCTTCAGCTGGCTTTCTGTCTATGCCAACCAAGCCTTGGGACAAGCAAGTTGTTAATGATGACCAGCTTTTTGGGAGAAGCAGTGAACTGACTTCTTTTAACGGGACTTCCAGGAATACTTTCGTAAATGATGTTTTTGCAGAGCACAGTATTATTGATGATATGGATACAAGTCCTTTAGATTTTTTGGCTTTGCATTTTCCTGGTTTTGCTGCTGATAGCCTTGCCGAAGTGTACTATGCCAATGGATGTGATCTGAGCATGACCATTGATATGCTCACTCAACTTGAG CTTCAATATGATGGTGGTTTTACTCCAAACTTGAACTCAAAGACCTTATCAGCTCCAAATCTTAGTGCAATGGACTTTCCTGCACTTTCCTCGTCAGAAAGTCAGAGTGTCCAACAAAAATATGCTGGAGATGACGTCCATCAGAGTAGCATGCCTTATCGATCTACTGACAAGGACAACCTTCTTCTGTTCAAGTCCACTTCTTCGTTTCCATCTAGAGGTGCTATTGATTTTGCTTCGGCAGTCAAGAAAATGCCAGCTCAAGATTCCAATATTTGGAAATACGATAGGAATGGTTCAACCAATTCCACCATTGGTTCCAGTAGAAATTCCCAAGTGTTGGCTAGTGCTTACAATGGTGGGCATGGAAGAGGCATCTATGGTGACAGGTTGCAGAGTCGTGCTTCTGCACGGTCAACTCCTGTGTGGCTTGAAACTGGGGAGGCAGTGG CTAATATGTATTCTGAACTGCGGGAAGAAGCTCGTGACCATGCACGATTACGAAATGTGTACCTTGAGCAG GCTCGACAAGCATACCTTATTGGTAATAAGGCACTAGCGAAAGAGCTTAGTGCGAAAGGGCAATTACATGGCATGCATATGAAGGCAGCTCATGGAAAAGCCCAGGAATCGATTTACCGTCAGAG GAATCCCGTTCCTGTGGAGCTTCAGGGTGATGGGAGAGGGAAGGAGCGGATGATAGATCTACATGGTCTTCATGTGAACGAAGCCATTCACGTGCTGAAGAATGAGTTAAACGCATTGAGAACTTCAGCTCGGGCAGCAGATCAGCGACTGCAGGTATATATCTGCGTCGGGACGGGTCATCACACACGGGGTTCCCGCACTCCTGCCCGACTCCCGGTGGCTGTGCAGCATTATCTGCTCGATGAAGAGGGCCTACAGTTTAGCGAGCCACAACCGGGGCTGCTTCGCGTGGTGATATGCTGA